The following are encoded together in the Cheilinus undulatus linkage group 3, ASM1832078v1, whole genome shotgun sequence genome:
- the pck1 gene encoding phosphoenolpyruvate carboxykinase, cytosolic [GTP] produces the protein MPPQLQSQSQSGPRILQGDLSALSPAVREFVDANVTLCQPDSIHICDGSEEENRAILAQLEEQGMIKKLSKYENCWLARTDPRDVARVESKTVIVTQDHRDTVPTPVGGGISQLGRWMSPEEFDKAMGQRFPGCMKGRTMYVIPFSMGPVGSPLSKIGVELTDSPYVVVSMRVMTRMGTAVLSALGTDEFVRCLHSVGCPLPLKKPLVNNWPCNPEQTLIAHIPDRRQIVSFGSGYGGNSLLGKKCFALRIASRIAKEEGWLAEHMLILGITNPAGEKKYMAAAFPSACGKTNLAMLCPTLPGWKVECVGDDIAWMKFDDQGNLRAINPENGFFGVAPGTSAKTNPNAMATIVKNTVFTNVAETSDGGVYWEGMDQTLPEGVSITSWKNKPWSSQDGEPCAHPNSRFCTPADQCPIIDPQWESPEGVPIEAIIFGGRRPEGVPLVYEAFSWQHGVFVGAAMRSEATAAAEHKGKVIMHDPFAMRPFFGYNFGQYLSHWLSMANHPKAKLPKIFHVNWFRKSPTAGFLWPGFGDNIRVLDWMFRRINGEAGAMPSAVGYLPCSSSLNLQGLQQNVDLDELFSLDQEFWQREVEEVRKYFTTQVNDDLPNEVARQLDLLQQRVNQM, from the exons ATGCCTCCTCAGCTTCAGTCCCAGAGCCAGAGTGGTCCCAGGATCCTGCAGGGCGATCTCAGTGCCCTAAGCCCTGCCGTCAGGGAGTTCGTGGATGCGAACGTGACCCTGTGCCAGCCCGACTCCATCCACATCTGTGATGGCTCTGAAGAGGAGAACCGAGCCATCCTGGCCCAGCTGGAGGAGCAGGGGATGATCAAGAAGCTCAGCAAATATGAGAACTG CTGGTTGGCCAGGACCGACCCAAGAGACGTGGCTCGTGTGGAGAGCAAGACTGTGATCGTGACTCAGGACCATAGGGACACCGTACCCACACCTGTAGGAGGTGGAATCAGCCAGCTTGGTCGCTGGATGTCCCCTGAAGAGTTTGACAAAGCCATGGGTCAAAGGTTCCCCGGCTGCATGAAAG GTCGCACCATGTATGTGATTCCCTTCAGCATGGGTCCAGTCGGGTCCCCTCTCTCCAAGATTGGAGTGGAGTTGACAGACTCGCCCTACGTGGTCGTCAGTATGAGGGTCATGACCCGTATGGGAACTGCTGTGCTCTCTGCTTTGGGGACTGACGAGTTCGTCCGCTGTCTGCACTCCGTTGGCTGTCCTCTGCCTCTCAAAA AGCCCTTGGTGAACAACTGGCCCTGCAACCCTGAGCAGACTTTGATTGCCCACATCCCGGACCGCAGACAGATCGTGTCATTCGGCAGTGGTTATGGAGGAAACTCCCTGTTGGGGAAGAAGTGCTTTGCTCTGCGGATCGCATCAAGAATTGCCAAGGAGGAGGGCTGGCTGGCAGAGCACATGCTG ATCCTTGGTATTACTAACCCTGCTGGAGAGAAGAAGTACATGGCAGCAGCCTTCCCCAGCGCCTGTGGGAAGACAAACCTGGCCATGCTCTGCCCAACGCTCCCCGGCTGGAAAGTCGAATGTGTAGGAGATGACATCGCCTGGATGAAGTTTGACGACCAAGGCAATCTGCGTGCCATCAACCCTGAGAATGGCTTCTTTGGGGTTGCACCAGGAACCTCAGCCAAAACCAACCCCAATGCAATGGCAACCATCGTCAAGAACACGGTCTTCACCAACGTAGCAGAGACCAGTGATGGTGGAGTTTACTGGGAGGGGATGGACCAGACACTGCCTGAGGGAGTCAGCATCACCTCCTGGAAGAACAAGCCCTGGAGCTCCCAAGATG GTGAACCCTGTGCTCATCCCAACTCCCGTTTCTGCACTCCGGCTGATCAGTGTCCCATCATTGACCCACAGTGGGAATCCCCAGAAGGTGTCCCGATTGAGGCCATCATCTTTGGAGGGCGCAGACCAGAAG GTGTCCCTCTGGTTTATGAGGCTTTCAGCTGGCAGCATGGCGTGTTTGTTGGTGCAGCCATGAGATCAGAAGCCACTGCCGCTGCCGAACACAAAG GGAAGGTAATCATGCACGACCCCTTCGCCATGCGCCCCTTCTTTGGCTACAACTTTGGACAGTACCTCTCTCACTGGCTGAGCATGGCCAACCATCCTAAGGCCAAGCTGCCCAAGATCTTTCACGTCAACTGGTTCCGCAAGAGCCCCACCGCCGGATTCCTCTGGCCCGGCTTTGGCGACAACATCCGGGTGTTGGACTGGATGTTCAGGCGGATAAACGGCGAGGCCGGTGCCATGCCCTCCGCCGTGGGCTACCTGCCCTGCAGCAGCTCCCTGAACCTCCAGGGCCTGCAGCAGAACGTGGACCTTGACGAGCTGTTCTCCCTGGATCAGGAGTTCTGGCagagggaggtggaggaggtgaggaagTACTTCACCACACAGGTGAACGACGACCTGCCCAACGAGGTCGCCCGACAGCTGGATCTCCTGCAGCAGAGAGTGAACCAGATGTGA